One Lujinxingia vulgaris DNA segment encodes these proteins:
- a CDS encoding ABC transporter substrate-binding protein, whose translation MGAPASMKSLLALPIVAALAISSGCSLTLDLDQCTSDTDCAGDQICSADGLCAAPGEDQGRQLTGGPCQRLEGDTEHDDPFLMGVVLQLSGSGAGFGTPMLESILLATNNINGFGGIAGRPIGLVVCDTAGSNATARQAAEHLVDNAEVSAIIGFNSSQTISISQDITVPNDVLIMSPSATAQTISGLADNDLVFRTAPNDEFQAEAFAELLSHTLETTLPDAGITEPKLAIMVRRDDSYAEGLSETIIPMLPTAITSGGEDRFTVDNYTNSGVGEPVDYTGDVAAVASQSTPPDVVAIFGSAEAWELISYFEIALENQPLYFGVDAMKNAQLAGQADPSLEGRIWGTGPRNVGDAGYQPYLNFRLQFEPLLGENPDKYQFVANAFDAVYALAFAAAAEGFTGPELAQGLRRLSQGPEITPRAAEAQQAVNTLLEGGSVTYLGASGPMFFDENGDPQPTPISLWCFQDASVPEEGEIYSESREFTPLTCSEPEG comes from the coding sequence ATGGGCGCCCCCGCTTCGATGAAATCACTCCTCGCTCTTCCTATCGTCGCCGCACTCGCCATCAGCTCCGGCTGCAGCCTCACCCTGGACCTGGACCAGTGCACCTCAGACACCGACTGCGCCGGCGACCAGATCTGCTCGGCCGACGGCTTGTGCGCCGCCCCGGGTGAAGACCAGGGCCGCCAGCTCACCGGCGGCCCCTGCCAGCGCCTCGAAGGCGACACCGAACACGACGATCCCTTCCTGATGGGCGTCGTCCTGCAACTCTCCGGCAGCGGCGCGGGCTTTGGCACCCCGATGCTCGAGTCGATCCTGCTGGCGACCAACAACATCAACGGCTTTGGCGGCATCGCCGGCCGCCCCATCGGGCTGGTCGTCTGCGACACCGCCGGCAGCAACGCCACCGCGCGCCAGGCTGCCGAGCACCTTGTCGACAACGCCGAGGTCAGCGCCATCATCGGCTTTAACTCCAGCCAGACCATCAGCATCAGCCAGGACATCACCGTCCCCAACGATGTGCTGATCATGAGCCCGTCGGCCACCGCCCAGACCATCAGCGGTCTGGCCGACAACGATCTGGTCTTCCGCACCGCCCCCAACGACGAGTTTCAGGCCGAGGCCTTCGCCGAGCTCCTCTCCCACACCCTGGAGACGACGCTCCCCGACGCCGGCATCACCGAGCCCAAACTCGCCATCATGGTCCGCCGCGACGACAGCTACGCTGAGGGGTTGAGTGAGACCATCATCCCCATGCTGCCCACCGCCATCACCTCCGGCGGCGAAGATCGTTTCACCGTCGACAACTACACCAACTCCGGCGTCGGCGAGCCCGTCGATTACACCGGCGATGTCGCCGCAGTCGCCAGCCAGAGCACCCCGCCCGATGTCGTCGCCATCTTCGGCAGCGCCGAGGCCTGGGAGCTGATCTCCTACTTTGAGATCGCGCTGGAGAACCAACCCCTCTACTTCGGCGTCGACGCCATGAAGAACGCCCAGCTCGCCGGCCAGGCTGACCCCTCGCTTGAAGGTCGCATCTGGGGCACCGGCCCGCGCAACGTCGGGGATGCCGGCTACCAGCCTTACCTGAACTTCAGGCTTCAGTTCGAACCTCTGCTCGGCGAAAACCCCGACAAATACCAGTTTGTCGCCAACGCCTTCGACGCCGTCTACGCCCTGGCCTTCGCCGCCGCCGCCGAAGGCTTCACCGGCCCCGAGCTCGCTCAAGGTCTGCGCCGCTTAAGCCAGGGCCCCGAGATCACCCCGCGCGCCGCCGAGGCCCAGCAGGCCGTCAACACCCTGCTCGAGGGCGGCTCGGTCACCTACCTGGGCGCCAGCGGTCCGATGTTCTTTGATGAAAATGGCGATCCACAACCCACGCCGATCTCGCTATGGTGTTTCCAAGACGCTTCCGTTCCTGAAGAGGGCGAGATCTACTCGGAATCCCGAGAGTTTACGCCCCTGACCTGCTCCGAACCCGAAGGCTGA
- a CDS encoding DsbA family protein, protein MTWMKMQGLGALVVGTMALGVGCASGGEATKALSAEQCVSEEGQRFLTYCASPQAAEQARRYEVMERARAAGESVDAMIPLPTEGAPVWGEADAPVTVQVFADLRCGYCARGHQTLKAMMEAREGVRVLYRFWPLSDDAELEGAHRALVSAQAQGKFWEYLEKIYEAQGEFGERRLEAMATEVGLDVARWREDRDSAYTEQVIARDRAIGERVGVQGTPTYFVNGVRVVGAVEPAEWMAVVDGELEAAEALLDAGVAAEAVSWRRTLENYQPVNWQEVAEVEEEAVAEGFEVAYIPVGESAVKGASAEDARVTVVVFSDFQCGFCERARHTWDALVERYGEQGLRLVYKHYPLPSHTRAAHAAAASVVVEDGGDFWKMHDLLFEADGDLSDARLEAMARQAGYEGDDLYERMRSDAVTARIQADVEAGYNAGVQGTPTFFINGIKLAGAWEVDELAPLIEDQLELAGVLAELAEAEGEELYRALVEVNQEPPER, encoded by the coding sequence ATGACGTGGATGAAGATGCAGGGGCTGGGCGCGCTGGTGGTAGGGACGATGGCGCTGGGAGTGGGGTGCGCGTCCGGTGGCGAGGCGACGAAGGCGCTGAGTGCGGAGCAGTGTGTCAGTGAAGAGGGGCAGCGTTTTTTGACCTACTGCGCCTCCCCGCAGGCGGCCGAGCAGGCGCGGCGCTACGAGGTGATGGAGCGGGCGCGGGCGGCCGGGGAGTCGGTCGATGCGATGATTCCGCTGCCGACCGAAGGGGCGCCGGTGTGGGGGGAGGCCGATGCCCCGGTGACGGTGCAGGTCTTTGCCGATCTTCGATGCGGGTATTGTGCGCGAGGGCACCAGACGCTCAAGGCGATGATGGAGGCGCGGGAGGGCGTGCGGGTGCTCTACCGCTTCTGGCCCCTGAGCGACGATGCGGAGCTGGAGGGGGCGCATCGCGCGCTTGTGTCGGCCCAGGCGCAGGGGAAGTTCTGGGAGTACCTGGAGAAGATCTATGAAGCTCAAGGGGAGTTCGGAGAGCGCAGGCTCGAGGCGATGGCCACCGAGGTGGGGCTGGATGTGGCGCGCTGGCGAGAGGATCGCGACAGCGCGTACACCGAGCAGGTGATCGCCCGGGATCGCGCCATTGGCGAGCGGGTGGGGGTGCAGGGCACGCCGACCTATTTTGTAAACGGGGTGCGGGTGGTCGGGGCGGTGGAGCCTGCGGAGTGGATGGCCGTGGTCGATGGCGAGTTGGAGGCGGCCGAAGCGTTGCTGGATGCCGGGGTGGCGGCCGAGGCGGTGAGTTGGCGTCGCACTCTGGAGAATTATCAGCCGGTGAACTGGCAGGAGGTCGCCGAGGTTGAAGAGGAGGCCGTCGCGGAGGGCTTTGAGGTCGCGTACATTCCGGTTGGCGAGTCGGCGGTGAAGGGGGCGTCGGCGGAGGATGCGCGGGTGACGGTGGTGGTGTTTTCGGACTTTCAGTGCGGCTTCTGCGAGCGCGCGCGCCACACCTGGGATGCGCTGGTGGAGCGTTACGGGGAGCAGGGCTTGAGGCTTGTCTACAAGCATTATCCGCTGCCGAGCCACACGCGCGCCGCCCACGCTGCAGCGGCCTCGGTGGTGGTGGAAGATGGCGGCGATTTTTGGAAGATGCACGACCTGCTCTTTGAGGCCGATGGTGATCTGAGCGACGCGCGCCTGGAGGCGATGGCGCGTCAGGCCGGCTATGAGGGCGACGATCTTTACGAGCGGATGCGCAGCGATGCGGTCACCGCGCGGATTCAGGCCGACGTGGAGGCAGGCTACAACGCCGGCGTTCAGGGCACTCCGACCTTTTTCATCAACGGCATCAAACTCGCCGGGGCCTGGGAGGTCGATGAGCTGGCGCCGCTGATCGAGGATCAGCTTGAGCTTGCCGGAGTGCTCGCGGAGCTGGCCGAAGCTGAAGGTGAAGAGCTTTACCGGGCGCTGGTGGAGGTCAATCAGGAGCCGCCGGAGCGCTAA